The Argonema galeatum A003/A1 DNA window TTATTATAGATAGTTTTGGCTCTGATTTCTCCATTTTCGGTAATAAATTCACCCCCAGCAAACCAAACTTTACCAGTTGGCGTGTAGACAATCGTACCGACGATTGAAAGTTCGGGATGCGCTGCAAAAAACGTCGGGACTTTCTCCAAAGCGTCTGGGAGTAGGTAGGTATCTGGATTAATAATCCACACAATTGCCTGGGTATCTTGAGTATAAATCCAATTTAATCCTAAGTTGCAAGCTTGACCAAAACCCAGGTTACTCCCAGCTTCAAGAATGAGGATATCATCACCTTCCAGATGATGGATAGAGTCATCATCTGGGGAGTTATTGATAATGATAATTCTGTAGGCAACACCTCTGCTTGCTTGAATTGAGCTAATTAAACTAGCGATGAAATCACTGGAATAATAGTTAACTATGACAAAGTAAATCACGCTAGTTCAATTTGACTGTCATCGCCAATCATAAAACGCAAGGCTTTCGGACGTTGTGGGGCAACAGTTAACTGGGCGCGTTGTCCAATCACGCTGTCAACAATTCTTTGATGAATGCCTACAATTTTAGCACTCTGCAAAATCACGCTATGATCGACTTCAACATCAATCAAGGTGACACGATCGCCAATGCTACTGTAAGGGCCAATAAAACAATGTTCTAAATAGCAGTTGTTGCCAATAATAACGGGGCCGCGAATAGTACAGTTAATCAATTTAGTACCGGAACCAATTTGCACTCGCCCAATTACCTGACTGCGATCGTCTACTTCGCCAAGAATAGATTTTGTCAGACAGGTGGTATCCAGAATAATTCGGTTTGCTTCCAGCAAATCATCTTTTTTGCCGGTGTCTAACCACCAACCTTCTAACTGACAAGCTTCAACTTTTTTTTGCCGATCGATCAAACATTGGATAGCATCGGTAATTTCCAGTTCCCCACGGGCGGAGGGTTGGATAGCAGCGATCGCATCATGAATCGCAGTAGAAAAAAAGTAAATTCCCACCAGTGCTAAATTGGAAGGGGGAACTTTCGGTTTTTCCACCAACTGCAAAACTCGCCCATTTTCATCAACTTTGGCAACACCAAAAGCACTGGGATTAGACACTTGGCGCAGCAAAATTAAAGCATCTGTCTGCTGGCTTTTAAAGTTGTCTAAAAATACGCCCAACTCGCTTTGAATCAAGTTATCGCCCAGATACATAATAAAAGGCGAGTCTTCCAAAAATGGCTGGGCAACTTTGACGGCGTGGGCTAAACCGGCGGGTTGGTCTTGCAGGATGTAAGTAATTTTAGCACCGAAGCGATCGCCATTTCCCGTCTTAGCTTTGACTTCCTCCCCAGTTTCGGGGCTAATAATAATCCCAATATCGGTAACACCAGCGGCGACAATCCCTTCAATCCCATACCAAAGAATTGGCTTATTGGCAACGGGAACGAGTTGCTTCGCCCCTGTATAGGTGAGAGGTCGCAAACGAGTTCCTTTACCGCCGGAGAGAATTAATGCTTTCATAAACTACGAGTGTAGAGTTCGGCTAACATCTTTCTTAATCCCTGTCGCCAGTGCGGCGGATAAGTTCCCAGGACTGCTGATATTTTGGCACAGGATAGAACAGAATAGGCAGGGCGACGCGCTGGTGTGGGATATTCAGCTGTTGTAATTGGAATCGTTCGTTGAATTTTCAAATCCCAGCCTAACTGTTTTGCTTCTTCAAATATAGTAACGGCAAAGTCGTACCAGCTGGCAACGCCACTATTTGTATAGTTGTAGATTCCGGCAATTTCTGGAGTAAATAGAGGAATCAGTTGCGTAATTGCACTTGCCAAATCTGCTGTACAAGTGGGGCTACCAATCTGATCTGCAACAACTCGAATTTCTTCACGTTCAGCCCCTAATCTCAGCATAGTTTTGACAAAATTTCCTTTACCGCCAACACCATAAACCCAAGCAGTTCTCAGAATAATGTAATTGTCGCAGGTTTTCTGAATTGCTATCTCACCTTCGAGTTTGGATTTGCCGTAGACACTTAGGGCATTGGTGGCGTCGCTTTCCCGGTAAGGGTGGCTTTGGCTACCGTCAAAGACGTAATCGGTGGAAATGTGAATGAGGGTAATTCCCAACTTTTGGCATTCTTGGGCTATGATACCGGGTGCGATCGCATTTATTTTCTCAGCCAATTCCGGTTCGCTTTCGGCTTTGTCCACCACCGTATATGCCGCCGCATTCACAACAACGTCGGGTTTTACTTCATTTATAACCTGACGAATAGCGTCTGGCAGCGTTAAATCCAGCGTCTCCCTTCCTACACCAATTACTTCACCCACAGGCACAAGAGTCTGCTGCAATTCTTGCCCCAACTGTCCCGCAATGCCTGTTACTAAGATTCGCGTCATTCGATTTTGGATGAGAGGATGAGAGGATTGACCTCACGGATGAATACGGGGGCGACCAAACCAATAATTTCAAAGGTTATGGAAATACTTCTGCTGTTTTGAAGGATTTACCAGCTTGGTCTTTGGCGGATAATATTGGGGTTGCTTCCAGAGGCCATGCGATCGCCAAATCCGGGTCATTCCACAGAATACACCTTTCGTGCTGCGGAGCATAGTAGTCAGTAGTTTTGTACAACACCTCAGCAACTTCCGAAACAACCAAAAAGCCGTGGGCAAAACCGGCTGGAATCCACAGTTGGCGTTTGTTTTCAGCACTCAGCAGATAACCGACCCATTGCCCAAACGTAGGCGAACTTTCTCTTATATCCACCGCCACATCAAATATCTCACCAACAACCGATCGCACTAATTTTCCTTGAGGCTGTTGAATCTGATAGTGTAAGCCACGCAGAACATTTTGGCTAGAACGAGAGTGATTGTCTTGGACTAAATGTGCCGTTACGCCCATTTTATCTGCAAACGATCGCTCATTGTAACTTTCAAAGAAAAAACCACGCGCATCGCCAAATACTTGCGGTTCAATCAGCAAAACATCGGAAATTTCAGTGTTGACAACTTTCATTGACTTTGCAATATGTGAGTACCGTTTAACTTAAAAGCTTTTCCCGTGTTCGTGTCAAATGCCCAAGCATTTATTTTCACCTGGCCTTTTGGCAGTTTACTTACAGAAAATGATTTTTGCCAGCCTGACATAAAGTATCCGTCTTTTTTCGTTATTTTGGCAACCTCCTCCCTTTTTGTTCTTGTATAAGCCATAAAACCGATGCTCCATCCTAACTTTATAATCAATTGTCCTATAAAAACAGCAGAGTAGACAACAATAAAAACAAAGCTCGCCCCTTCAGGATTTTTTCGCATTCGTTTATACTCCTAAATGAAAACTACATTAGTTGGAAAATACTTGCTCTCTTTATCTTAAAATTTCTGCAACAGGATATGAAGTTAAACTTACATCTATATCACCTTTGTACAATAAAGAGTTACTTATCGAAAAACTAAATGACTTGACTGGAACAGGAAACTGTCCTTTAAAAAAAGATAGAGCATCATCAGGATTTTTCGGCAAGTGGCTCATTATAATACCGTTTTTGGCGTTGTCTGGCACAATTCTATATTCACTTTTCACACCATTCACATCAGTTACAGCTATGTTTATAGGCGGTACTCTAAAAATAGTTTTATAGATTTTACCAAAAAAAGAATATTTAAAATCAACAGCTGCACGAACCACCTGTCCATCATCAACTTCTATTGACTGAGAAGTATTCCAGGGCAGGGATGTTTTCTTTGCTAAAGTACCTGCCGAACACTGACTTGAATTAAGTTTTGCCAATAGCATCAATTTTGAGAGCCCAGGCATATTGATAAATTCCGAAAATTTATCGGCTATTCTGTAATTGCAAAAGAGATAAAAGAAAGTTTCTGGTTCGTCAAAAAAAGGATATCTGCCATCTATGCTATCAAAATTATAAAAAATGTATTCTCTTGGATTTTTTGATAAGCTTTTCATGTTTAAGTGGTCAAGAAATGCTGTATAAGCAGAGTATGATTGAAATATTGGTCTTGGCTTCCAGTTAAGTTTGTTAGCTTCTACCAAGGAAATTTCCCAAGGTATAATATCTATTTCTTTAGATTTTACTAGCTCTATTACACTGTCTGGTAGTTTGATTTTAGAGAGTTTGACCTTACTTTTGGCATTCACTTGGTCTTGCAGCTTGTTCAAGTTAATCAAGGCTGATGCCCTAGCAGCTACCCGTTCGGGAGCAAACTCTGCAAGTCGTCTGTTTGTACCTTGGGGAAATGACTGATTTCCAAATGGGTTAGAAGTAAATCCATATATTAGCATAATGAGCAACAGGTAGATATGGATCAAAAAGGAAAATTTGATTGTAGGAAGTGTTTTAGCTTTAGTAATACATATAGAAACTAGGAGAGGGGTAGAACTTATAAACCCAATAATATGCTCATCCTGACGAACAAACCCGTGTTTAAAATTCATCCATAATATAAACGCTATAGATAGGGAAAGACCTACGGAATATTCCCTGCCACCTAAAATTAAAAGTGCAAAGATTAAAAATATTTCAGAAATTCCAACTATTAGCTCCAATTTTGAGCCCACCAAACTCATTGCACTGGAGTAACCAGAAGAAATTTCTAAAGCGCCTCTCAAATAGTCTATTAGGGGATGATTGAAATAAAAAATTATTAATATAAAGCAAAAACAGTAGACAAAATAAAATACGCCCCATCCTGTAATTCTTGGCTTTAATATTCTGGTTAAAACTTTATTGCTATTAATAACTTCCCCCAGGGTGAGTAAAATTTTACGGCTAATTACTTGCCGGGTAACCCACCATGTTGATAAGCCAAATATTACTGATAAAATAATAGAAATTATCAGCTTCAGAAAACTGTTTATATATGATTTATCTAAGGTTATAAATAGCACGGAGTTGGTTACCAATAATGAATCTATAATGGCGAATACTATCAAGCTTATATTTTTTTTATGTTTCAGGGATGAATAAAGCTTTTCCGACAGTAATAAAAGGAGCGAACCAAGTATAGTAACTCCTAGATTCAGCTTCAAACTCAAGCA harbors:
- the rfbD gene encoding dTDP-4-dehydrorhamnose reductase, which translates into the protein MTRILVTGIAGQLGQELQQTLVPVGEVIGVGRETLDLTLPDAIRQVINEVKPDVVVNAAAYTVVDKAESEPELAEKINAIAPGIIAQECQKLGITLIHISTDYVFDGSQSHPYRESDATNALSVYGKSKLEGEIAIQKTCDNYIILRTAWVYGVGGKGNFVKTMLRLGAEREEIRVVADQIGSPTCTADLASAITQLIPLFTPEIAGIYNYTNSGVASWYDFAVTIFEEAKQLGWDLKIQRTIPITTAEYPTPARRPAYSVLSCAKISAVLGTYPPHWRQGLRKMLAELYTRSL
- a CDS encoding glucose-1-phosphate thymidylyltransferase encodes the protein MKALILSGGKGTRLRPLTYTGAKQLVPVANKPILWYGIEGIVAAGVTDIGIIISPETGEEVKAKTGNGDRFGAKITYILQDQPAGLAHAVKVAQPFLEDSPFIMYLGDNLIQSELGVFLDNFKSQQTDALILLRQVSNPSAFGVAKVDENGRVLQLVEKPKVPPSNLALVGIYFFSTAIHDAIAAIQPSARGELEITDAIQCLIDRQKKVEACQLEGWWLDTGKKDDLLEANRIILDTTCLTKSILGEVDDRSQVIGRVQIGSGTKLINCTIRGPVIIGNNCYLEHCFIGPYSSIGDRVTLIDVEVDHSVILQSAKIVGIHQRIVDSVIGQRAQLTVAPQRPKALRFMIGDDSQIELA
- the rfbC gene encoding dTDP-4-dehydrorhamnose 3,5-epimerase yields the protein MKVVNTEISDVLLIEPQVFGDARGFFFESYNERSFADKMGVTAHLVQDNHSRSSQNVLRGLHYQIQQPQGKLVRSVVGEIFDVAVDIRESSPTFGQWVGYLLSAENKRQLWIPAGFAHGFLVVSEVAEVLYKTTDYYAPQHERCILWNDPDLAIAWPLEATPILSAKDQAGKSFKTAEVFP